From Octopus sinensis linkage group LG14, ASM634580v1, whole genome shotgun sequence:
ACTGTCATATCAAAGATGACACATTCAAACTACAGTCAATGGGATCGAAGGAATATAAAATAGTTCTAAAGAAAGcagtagacagagagacacaggaaCATTATCACTTTACTGTGTCGTGTGAAGATAAAGGATTACCTGCTCTGAAAACTGATAAAGATCTGTCAATCCAAGTGTTGGATGTGAATGATGTAGAACCACACTTTACGAAAGACACATTCAAGTTCCTTACCTATGAGAATGACAAAGCTAATTTCCCTATTGGCTTTATCAATGCTACAGACCCAGATATTGGTAAGGGAGGTGAATTGTCTTATTCTCTGAGAAATAAACAGCAATATCGTCTGCCATTCCAGATTATCAACTCTGGCTTTATTTCAACAAACCAGTCTTTAGACAGAGAACACAGAGATTTCTATGAGTTTGAGGTTTTTGTGAAAGACAATGGAAGCCCATCTCTGAATAACacagtgaatgttgaagtggaagTATTGGATAGAAATGATAATGCTCCATATTTTACATTTCCTAGTGTTGACCCTTTCACTCTTAATGTCCACTATCATCCGCAAAGTAAGAACGACATCACAGTTCTGAAAGCATCTGATATAGACAGTCACATGAATGCTTTTCTCAGGTATGAAATCGTTTCAGGTAACGAGAGACAGTTATTTAAACTGGACTCGTTCACTGGTGTGTTATCTTACTCTCgcacagtttaccaaaatgatgccgGATCATATGAGCTTGAGTttgttgtgaaagacagtggtactCCAGTTCTGTCAGCAACAACTAGTGTGTCTTTGACACTGACTGTTAGTAACAAGACGTCACCAATGTTCACAGCTGTGCACCTACCAAGTGATAACACAATAGATGCGACATTGTTGATTATCATTGTAGTAGCAGCTGTGATAGTATCTATAGCTATTGTGGTTTCTATAACCCTGTGTATTGTGAGATGTAACAATGTGAGAAATAGCTCATCTGAAAGAACAGCAGAAGAGAAACAGGCATACCAATGTCGCAATGAGATGAGACAGTTGATCTATCAAGGTAACAACAGTGTACCTGTGATGTCAGGTAATCGAGGAGAGATGTCAGATAGATACGGTCATTCGAGGAGCCATTACTATCCTGAAGACTGGAAGACATCAACAATGAGCAGAAGTTTACCAAAAAGTATGAAGGTATGTTTTAAGATTCTCTGTTgataattctttaattatttactgaataataataaatgttatttataGTCTTCATCTGTAACTTGTTAGTTTGcttctttcttcatatttattttagttcCGTAACATGAATGACGATTCTTATTTTAGAATGCATACATTTTATAAAAtctttaatgtaatatattttgttaaaattacaataaatgttggaacaaattttttctctaacAGCAGAAATACAGTCAACCGATTGAGGTGACATCTTATGGAGACAACAGACCATCTTCTCACTATCCCACTGACACATTGACCAGTCGTAAGAGCAGTGGACAGTGCTGGAGTGAGCGGTCAAGCAGACAGTATGAAGAGATACCAGCAATGTCaggtaaaacaattttatttatccCTCTTAATTGGTGTGTTTATTATTTATCCCATTGATATATCTGGGAGTGAAGTCTAAACAAACACTAGGATTTTGAGGACTTCGAAAATGTTATTTCTAATAGTTTTATCActatgaaataaatttataaattaaaagtgtaaatctatttttatttattagttaATTGTCACGTAATATGCTCAAGATTGTATAGGTCTAATTGTATAGTGAGGTATTAATCCCTTTAAAATAGTTATTTTGTAGAGCACTTAATATAAAAGAAGGAACTGTTGACTAAAGTCAATCGTTGAATACCCattgatatatatgtttcagGAATCTATGGTGGTGCCCCACCCGATGTATCAAGCAGCAGTGAAAGAGACCATTACCAAGACAGATATGTGAAACCTCCAGAGAGACAGTTACCTTCAACACCAGATGTTGTTGTCAGTTAAGTGAGACTGAGAAAGgaacacaacagaaataatatcACCTTCAACATTCACACAACAtttaaaacaacagaaatatattagTTAGTAAATAATATTGCCTACATACAACtgaatatctttgtatgtatttcaGACAAAGTATTTGAAATGTGTACATCTGGGGTAGGTTTCTGCAGATAAAAACTGATATAACATCAATTGTTCTGATTAATCAATTCACAACACCCTATTGTTAGGTAAATGAAAGGTAAATGCAATATTGGAAGAAATCATTGATTTGTATTCCACCCAGTGAAGTAAAgtttgacattaaaaaaatgttccaAGCAATTAATACGAACAACTTTATGATGTAAAATGCCTccattacattttaaatataaatatagtttacaTGGCAGCCTTAAATTTGCTAAAAAGGAGATTTAGTTTAGAATTaggtcagacacacacacactaactgttATTGTGaatattgtatttacattttaaattacacacacattaacaacatcagccatattttgttaatataaccTCTCTGTTCTAAGGATTTCTATGTCAGTCTCTCTCCACATCAGACATGTTGGTGTTATATAGACTTATCATGGCTGACTGTTAGTGGAGCTGATAGTGTGTTGTCCCTCTCTTTTCATTGTGAGGGAAAACACATCAAGTCTGAGTGAGGCTGGAGTGAGCATCacccatctctcttcctctctctgtctctcactcacacccatgcacacactcactaAACACCACCCATCCACAGAGGAAGACTGAGAGGGAACTGCTGGTTCCCACTgactcaccaccaacactattccATCAACATGAAGCCATTGTCACACCATAGCAGCAGTGACACAGACAACCATTAACAACAGAACATTGGGACCAAGTCACAGTTTATACAACAAAGGATTTTACACAATGAAGGTAAgtttattattctatattatttatCCAGTCATgtgaaataataatttcataccCAGCCATGTTGTAACATCAAAATGTAATATTCTAATGGTGGCCATGTTAAATCTTTGTTAGTTTTCACTTGATGTCTTCCTTTCCCAACATGGCTATCAAGTAGTTTGTGAAaatctgtgaatatatgtttaGTCTTAGTTACTACTATTCAAAaaatttgcttttatcctttctatTTTTACACAATTTATCTTGTCTGCTTTTTATTGTacattttttcatatttccttcaTCATTCAGACATTGTATGGTCTTAGAACATtctaaatattgaataaaaatgtcttttaaaaatatatacaacaattcaattttacataaaagaaataataatggacAAGAATATtggttaaaaattattaatagttTTCAAATagtatattgtgcgtgtgtaatCTTGAGTGGATGTAAATGTCCATTGCTTTATATGAGTGTTTGACGGGTATTGTTTCATATTCTCATCTTCTGTTTTGTCTCTGAATAGTAGTCATATTGAAATGTCTTATTTGTTGTCtatggaatatatttaataaattaaaatgagaAATACGCTCTTTCTTTATTAGTAAGGGGTTGTTTTTAGTATACAtacttaatataatttaattaatagcCCAGAAATATTTCTGACATTTCACTAATTTCTGATCATATTACTTTAACCATTGTCATCAACATTTtttcaatgtccatttttccatgcagtTTATTGAGTCAGATTTTCTTCAGCTTAATGCCCTTACTGTTGCCAATTCTCACTTGTTCCCaacttaaataatatttcttattggctagacatgtttttgtaGGTTATTgggaatgaatgacactgcttctctatcagtgacactcatttacaactatcatacaatGTCAAAACAATGGGATACAAagacatatgcacatagatatatgcacacgctcatttagaaatatatatgtacagtgtgcttctttcagtttctacctaccaaaccTACTAAtggtttggttggcccagagctatagttgaagacacttatctaaggtgccttgcagtgggactgaacccaaaaccatgtgattgggaagcaaatttcttaactacacaatcaTACTTGCACCTTGTTTTAATCAAATTTGCTAATTTAGCAAATGTATTGGAAACGTGTGGTATTAAATCTGATGAAGAATATTGATTTAGTAATTATTCCTGGTTATCTGTTCCAGTACCAATGtttaatcttaattttttttatgtcagtACTGTACCAGTATATGAAagatgatgggatggtcatggctggaaagcttTGATCATGTTTTTGCTGAAGACGTGCTGACAtagatttaaacaaaaataatctaGTACACCGATGCTAGTATGTAAGGCagaccttaaacgatgatgatgaaatgatgatataTCACAGATAACAAACATTCACCCGCAGATCACTAAAACAGTTATCACTAAATGTTTGATGCATATTTCAGAATAATTAATTCCAGATAaatttagattttcttttttacataattatatttCCCTTTCAGTTATAGGAAACAATTCATTATAAATTTGttgattatttaattattgaaatatttcgaATTAGTTTGATATTTAAATAGATATGTCATTCTCATACATGTTAAGTTTGAAGTAATCAGCTAAATCTGCCTCACCTTACCAAGCAAGCGCTTTCCTTcgcatgggcatatggcatagtggttaagagcgcaggctactaaccccaagattccgagtttgaatcataacaacattgaaaaataccttaggaatgagaaatcatgtttgaaatttccccaagacacctgatgaaggctggaggatatgtcagccgaaacatgttgacaagaaacaagatgaggacaaatgaggaatgtacacaattcctcatctcttaaatatagaactgtagaattTTCTTTGTCATGCATCAGGTTGCTACTTATCTAATGAATAGGTGAATCAAATAATgaaccaaattattttataaaattattttgtttgaagtgacatagatgttaaattataatttcatcgGAAGTAAGTGCTATTGACaaagtattatttatttcttataggTTTAGTATATGAAACTGACCAgtaacaaatcaatatatattgtatcattACTGTGTTATATGGATAACAATATTAGAAATTTCAGTCTCTAATTTCACCTGTCTTCTATAAAATACAGGCATCCTTACAATTATAAGATTATTGCTCTTTTTGATTCTGGTTAATATATTTGTGATGgtgtttcatacacacacgcacacacgcacacatggacacatggacacacacacgcacgcacacgtaaaATACATAACTAAATTTAGttgaaaattcttaaaaattgttaggtttaagggaaataactcaaagttACTTCCATactattttttgctttttgacgTATAAAAATATCGATAGTATGTTAACTTCCAGttttaaaatatagataaaatacaTGATCTTGCTCACAATGTATCTGTCTCATCTTTAGTTAATTTACTTCATGATGATACAGATTTGTTTCACATTGCTTATTTGAAAATAGGTGGCAAAAATATTgcaatttttttcagtcattgaatcttaatatacataattaaatttaGTGAAAATTTGTAATTATAACTCTTGTCCACGTGTACATGTTATTAAAAATAGTAGCATTGCTGTTCTTCATTGAGTATATTTTTATGAACAAACTTGGTTTGCTGAATCCATACATTTTTTATTAACatgatatacatattttttgtttcaggTTTAATTTTACAAACCACCTTTTTCCTGGACAAGATCAGAAATGTTGCTGTTTCTCTGTGTTTTATTGACTTTCTTCCACTGTTATCTAAGTGAAGATATCACATACCATGTTAAAGAAGAGAATATTCCTCATACCTATGTAGGGGACATAGCTACTGACCTACAAAAATCAGACAGCTCCTTCCTAAAGAATAAGGATTTAATTACATTTAGTCAACTGCAACAAAAGGGAGAACAGTTGTTCAATGTGACGAGAACAGGTAAACTGTACACTGTTGAGACATTGGATGCTGAGTCTGTGTGTAGTTATGAGAAAGAATGTTTTGAAATCGTTAAAGTTGCAGTTCACAAATCCAAGACATTTATGAAGATCTTAAAGATTAAAGTCATCATAGAAGACATCAATGACCACCAACCTGAGTTTTCTGAGAAAGAAATCACGCTATACTTTGGTGAAGGTGATGGTAGAGGTATGAAGAAAACCATTCCTAATGCCATCGACAAAGATAACAGTTATGAGAACAGCATTATTAAATATGAACTACAAGACATTGATGGACATTTCTCTCTATCAGCTTTCAAGCGTGCAGATGGCATATCatcattagaaattattttagaaaagaaattagacagagaaaagaaagacagtTACAATATTGAAGTCATTGCTAAAGATGGGGGATCTCCCCCAAAACAATctgttttaaatgttaaaatatctgTAAAAGACGAAAATGACAACAGACCACAGTTTTCTCAAAGTATCTACAATGTCTCTATTGAACATAAACATAAGAAGAACATTCCAGTAGTCACAGTATCTGCCAATGACTTAGACATTGGCAGGAATGGTAAAATATCTTTCTATTTCAGTCCGAAGACTGATATGCAAATGAAACAGTACTTTAATATTGATGAAAACTCTGGGAAAATATTCTTAATAAAATCTTTAGAGGTTGACaccaaaaattctttaaaattatacATTGAAGCTAAAGATAATGGAATTCCTCCTCTCAGTTCCATAGCAACCGTTATGGTAAATGTCATCAACCAACACAACAATCCCCCAAATATTGATGTGAACTTTATTTCTACACAGAATCACAACACAGCTACCATTCTGGAAGACATCAAAGTTGGTAGTTTCATTGCTTATGTGATGGTCACTGACAATGATGTTGGACACAATGGAGAGGTGAACTGTCATATCAAAGATGACACATTCAAACTACAGTCAATGGGATCGAAGGAATATAAAATAGTTCTAAAGAAAGcagtagacagagagacacaggaaCATTATCACTTTACTGTGTCGTGTGAAGATAAAGGATTACCTGCTCTGAAAACTGATAAAGATCTGTCAATCCAAGTGTTGGATGTGAATGATGTAGAACCACACTTTACGAAAGACACATTCAAGTTCCTTACCTATGAGAATGACAAAGCTAATTTCCCTATTGGCTTTATCAATGCTACAGACCCAGATATTGGTAAGGGAGGTGAATTGTCTTATTCTCTGAGAAATAAACAGCAATATCGTCTGCCATTCCAGATTATCAACTCTGGCTTTATTTCAACAAACCAGTCTTTAGACAGAGAACACAGAGATTTCTATGAGTTTGAGGTTTTTGTGAAAGACAATGGAAGCCCATCTCTGAATAACacagtgaatgttgaagtggaagTATTGGATAGAAATGATAATGCTCCATATTTTACATTTCCTAGTGTTGACCCTTTCACTCTTAATGTCCACTATCATCCGCAAAGTAAGAACGACATCACAGTTCTGAAAGCATCTGATATAGACAGTCACATGAATGCTTTTCTCAGGTACGAAATCGTTTCAGGTAACGAGAGACAGTTATTTAAACTGGACTCATTCACTGGTGTGTTATCTTACTCTCgcacagtttaccaaaatgatgccgGATCATATGAGCTTGAGTttgttgtgaaagacagtggtactCCAGTTCTGTCAGCAACAACTAGTGTGTCTTTGACACTGACTGTTAGTAACAAGACGTCACCAATGTTCACAGCTGTGCACCTACCAAGTGATAACACAATAGATGCGACATTGTTGATTATCATTGTAGTAGCAGCTGTGATAGTATCTATAGCTATTGTGGTTTCTATAACCCTGTGTATTGTGAGATGTAACAATGTGAGAAATAGCTCATCTGAAAGAACAGCAGAAGAGAAACAGGCATACCAATGTCGCAATGAGATGAGACAGTTGATCTATCAAGGTAACAACAGTGTACCTGTGATGTCAGGTAATCGAGGAGAGATGTCAGACAGATATGGTCATTCGAGGAGCCATTACTATCCTGAAGACTGGAAGACATCAACAATGAGCAGATCTCTTCAAAAGTCTACAAAGGTAAGCTTCATTattgatattttcataaatatccaCCTAATTacacttttatatattcttttaattacaGTTTTCATAATTACATTTTCAAATGTTATTTACATATTCTTTATCCAACAATGCTTGTATAATgtttaaaatactttattttcaacTTTAGTATATATGTGATAATgcatttttagaattttattgcTATGTAAGTTTAGTTAAGAGATTGTTATTCCTAATATTTTATGTTGCTCATCTACACCAATGAAtggtatgtttgtgttttgtggtTGACTAACTACATTCAGCATTTGAATAAAGATGGTGGCATATAAAtacactagtttttttttttgtttcttgttaatGGTTTGATCTGGAGGTCAGAGGTCAGTGTTGTGTCCATGACCTTTACAGGAACTCCATTACAATTTAGTTTAGTGAAGTGTTAGTCCAAGCTGATGACTGATGGAAAAGCACGGGTTGGGACAAAAATGAAAGGGGAACTGTGTTTTGTAACAGAAGAAGTGGATAAATGGTTACTGTAGGCCCATGAAAACCGACTGTATGAATAAGTAGAGCAGTCAGAATGAGTGAGAAGGTTGGTCTGAAGTAGAAGTGATACAAAAATGTTGAGTTCTGAGACAGTGTGTCCATTATAGTAAAAGTAGAAAAGGCAGAGTGAAGAGCTGCAGAACAATGCTGGTGATGTCCGGAACATGTTTGTCCTGCTTATATCAGCTGCAGCCATTTACTGGctgtgctagaaatagaagtttgAATGCTGATATATGAAAAGATCAGATGATCACAGAAGACAATACTTTACCATATTTCACCGTATTTCATTGACCTCTGTTTGTCAGAATATACCACATGGTCCCCAGCAATACAGAGATATGGATTTGTAGATCAtgactatttcattctttttcagaTGTAGTATTTCAAGGACTACTTCCTATTTTTAGACTATAGGAAATGTTTTTTAAGGGAGCTATTTATTGTAGGCTGAGTGCTCAACTAGTGGGCCCCCTCATTTGTTTGTCTCTCTTGGAAGCTGTTTTTAAAACTCTCCAAGTTACCACAAATATTGGACCTTTCATTCTTTAATTTCCAATGGCAGCTTCACATTGATAGCATTGCCAGACCTGCATTGACCCTCTGTAAAGCTTCAATGTGACCAACATTGGAGTACTGTTACGTCCCACACAAACATCCTAGATCATTgtacttcatttttcatttatgttaAATTGTTAATACTTCACTGTGGTATCTTTTATTGATAATAGgtaattatgttaattatttcttctctttacTTGAGATGTAATTTTAATTATCCAGCATTCCTTAACTCACCACCTTCAGTATTTCAACCTAACTTCAAGAATTTTTAAAGAAGTTTTTTGTAGTGATcagtgaatattcttttctactttaggcacaaggccctaaattttgtggggagggggccagtcaattagatcaatcccagtacacaactggtacttaatttttcgaccccaaaaggatgaaaggcaaagtcgaccgtgacagaatttgaactcagaatgtaaagtctgacaaaatactgctaagcattttgcccgatgtgctgacgattctgccagctcactgccttgtgaTCTGTGGCTATTAATTCAGCAATGCACTACAACTTCTTCATTACAGatgtattatttctttcttttttggttacTAAACACCATGAACTCTTTCTATGAATAACTTGCTGAAAACTCACTCCATTGTGATCCACACAAGAAATCCCCTTTTACTTAGTCCCAAACTGTAACTATGGTCTCATCATCTTTATCTGACCCTAACCACATACCCTAACCGTTACACCCCAGTAAGCATCCAGAATTcccaaatgtttttcttaaacaaatcaagtcgtttttgttttttgttttctctaaCAGCAGAAATACAGTCAACCGATTGAGGTGACATCTTATGGAGACAACAGACCATCTTCTCACTATCCCACCGACACATTGACCAGTCGTAAGAGCAGTGGACAGTGCTGGAGTGAGCGGTCAAGCAGACAGTATGAAGAAATACCAGCAATGTCAGGTAAAACAATTGCATTTATCCCTCTTAATTGGTGTGTTTATCATTTATCCCATTGATATATCTGGGAGTGAAGTCTAAACAAACACCAGGATTTTGAGGACTTCCAAAATGTTATTTCTAATAGTTTTATCACtatgaattaaatttataaattaaaagtgtaaatctatttttatttattagttaATTGTCACGTAATATGCTCAAGATTGTATAGGTCTAATCGTATAGTGAGGTATTGATCCCATTATAATAGTTATTTTGTAGAGCACTTAATATAAAAGAAGGAACTGTTGACTAAAGTCAGTCAGTGAATAtccattgatatatatgtttcagGAATCTATGGTGGTGCCCCACCCGATGTATCAAGCACCAGTGAGAGAGACCATTACCAAGACAGATATGTGAAACCTCCAGAGAGACAGTTACCTTCAACACCAGATGTTGTTGTCAGTTAAGTGAGACTGAGAAAGgaacacaacagaaataatatcACCTTCAACATTCACACAACATTTAAAAACAACAGAATTATATTAGTTAGTTAATAATATTGCCCACATATGACtgaatatctttgtatgtgtttcACACAAAGTATTTGAAATGTGTACATCTGGGGTAGGTTTCTGCAGATAAAACCGATATAGCATCAATTGTTCTGATTAATCAATTCACAACACTCTATTGTTAGGTAAACGAAAGGTAAATGCAATATTGGAAGAAATCACTGATCTATATTCCTCCCAGTGAAGTAAAGTTtgacattaaaaaatgttttcaagaaaTTAATATCAACAACTTTATGATGTAAAATGCCTccattacattttaaatataaatatagtttacaTGACAGCCTTAAATTTGCTAAAAAGGAGATTTAGTTTAGAATTaggtcagacacacacactaactgTTATTGTCaatattctgtttatattttaaattacacacacattaacaacatcagccatattttgttaatataaccTCTCTGTTCTAAGGATTTCTATGTCAGTCTCTCTCCACATCAGACATGTTGGTGTTATATAGACTTATCATGGCTGACTGTTAGTGGAGCTGATAGTGTGTTGTCCCTCTCTTTTCATTGTGAGGGAAAACACATCAAGTCTGAGTGAGGCTGGAGTGAGCATCAcccatctctcctcctctctctgtctgtttgtctctctctcactcacacccatgcacacactcactaAACACCACCCATCCACAAAGGAAGACTGAGAGGGAACTGCTGGTTCCCACTgactcaccaccaacactattccATCAACATGAAGCCATTGTCACACCATAGCAGCAGTGACACAGACAACCATTAACAACAGAACATTGGGACCAAGTCACACTTTATACAACAAAGGATTTTACACACAATGAAGGTAAGTTTATTGTTccatattatttattcaaattacatgaaataatgatttcatatgTAGCCTTCCTGTAATATCAAAATGTAATATTCTGTTGGTGGCCATATTAGATTTTTGTTAGTTCATTGTTAATGCCTTCTCTTCAAACATGGCTATCCAAGCATTTTGCTAACagttatattaaaagaaaagtctTTTTTGGAATATAATGTCCATgactttaatatatttgtatattatatatttttgaatgtcaCTAGGTCTTCCTGTATTcagtagatttttaaaaattcttaacTAGTTCCTCAATCCTTATATTCTGATAGATTGAAATAGGCATTTTACaggaattattttgaaatatcttggTAGCAgaatatttacatttgcaaataaATTATGGAAATGATATGATAAAACATATAGGAAATTCTTACCAAATATGTAATAttatcaataaagaaaaatattaattaaatatatgtgtgtgtgtgtgtatatatatatatatatagtagaaacagaaatagaaagtccttcatacagtattatatatttgaagaaatgaaTAGAATTGGCATTTCTGATGATTTTTCCACTTGGATAATTagttgtttataagttataaaaTATCACCTTTTCATAAACACTTAATAACTTatgaacatctaattattaaagtggaacaATTATCATAGAAGCCATTTCTATTATGTTTTTAAGCATTGAGCCTTATGGAGGCAGTGTCAGTGAAACCTTTGGCAGTAttctgtgcttgtgaagacctgtcaagTCAAGTGAGATCGTAATCGTGGACGATACCGATGTCAcgtcaatggcacctgtgctgatggtaCATCGAAATCATCCACTATGCTCTTGGAGTGggtggctttaggaagggcatcaagccataggaaGGGTATTCAATctaatcagattggaacctggtgcagctccctagcCTACCAGTTTAAAGTCacaccatctaacccatgccatcatggaaaacagacattaaatgatgatgatatatatttattgtagtatatatttcatctgttttaggttatgtgaatgtgtgagtttctctgtatgattgtgattctgtgtgtgtaatacataaactgttgtttcactttcactctttacatttataaatgttaatGGTATTATCTATCTTGATTTAATATTATCAAGCAATTGAATCAAACATACTTTgataacattaaaaattattattatggtatttattaaaagctaatattttaatgattttcgtgtaaaatatgttctttattaatttcttagTTTGGAgttatttaattgtatttttccgtatttatggaaaaaaaagaaagccccaatttttgtatgttttcttttcattaaaataacaatataactGTGACTAAATTAAATGTTAGTATCTGAAGTTTAtaaggttgtgagctggcagaatcattagcactccagacaaaatgcttagtggcattcttcttttcattctgagttcaaattctgctgaggttgactttgtcttttatccttttggggtcagtaaaataagtaccagttgaactctggg
This genomic window contains:
- the LOC115219396 gene encoding protocadherin gamma-B4-like isoform X2, which codes for MERNFNLDENTGKLYLATSSKIDKDESFKLYVEARDDGSPPLSSIATVMVNVINQHNNPPNIDVNFISTQNHNTATILEDIKVGSFIAYVMVTDNDVGHNGEVNCHIKDDTFKLQSMGSKEYKIVLKKAVDRETQEHYHFTVSCEDKGLPALKTDKDLSIQVLDVNDVEPHFTKDTFKFLTYENDKANFPIGFINATDPDIGKGGELSYSLRNKQQYRLPFQIINSGFISTNQSLDREHRDFYEFEVFVKDNGSPSLNNTVNVEVEVLDRNDNAPYFTFPSVDPFTLNVHYHPQSKNDITVLKASDIDSHMNAFLRYEIVSGNERQLFKLDSFTGVLSYSRTVYQNDAGSYELEFVVKDSGTPVLSATTSVSLTLTVSNKTSPMFTAVHLPSDNTIDATLLIIIVVAAVIVSIAIVVSITLCIVRCNNVRNSSSERTAEEKQAYQCRNEMRQLIYQGNNSVPVMSGNRGEMSDRYGHSRSHYYPEDWKTSTMSRSLPKSMKKYSQPIEVTSYGDNRPSSHYPTDTLTSRKSSGQCWSERSSRQYEEIPAMSGIYGGAPPDVSSSSERDHYQDRYVKPPERQLPSTPDVVVS
- the LOC115219396 gene encoding protocadherin gamma-B4-like isoform X1, which encodes MERNFNLDENTGKLYLATSSKIDKDESFKLYVEARDDGSPPLSSIATVMVNVINQHNNPPNIDVNFISTQNHNTATILEDIKVGSFIAYVMVTDNDVGHNGEVNCHIKDDTFKLQSMGSKEYKIVLKKAVDRETQEHYHFTVSCEDKGLPALKTDKDLSIQVLDVNDVEPHFTKDTFKFLTYENDKANFPIGFINATDPDIGKGGELSYSLRNKQQYRLPFQIINSGFISTNQSLDREHRDFYEFEVFVKDNGSPSLNNTVNVEVEVLDRNDNAPYFTFPSVDPFTLNVHYHPQSKNDITVLKASDIDSHMNAFLRYEIVSGNERQLFKLDSFTGVLSYSRTVYQNDAGSYELEFVVKDSGTPVLSATTSVSLTLTVSNKTSPMFTAVHLPSDNTIDATLLIIIVVAAVIVSIAIVVSITLCIVRCNNVRNSSSERTAEEKQAYQCRNEMRQLIYQGNNSVPVMSGNRGEMSDRYGHSRSHYYPEDWKTSTMSRSLPKSMKQKYSQPIEVTSYGDNRPSSHYPTDTLTSRKSSGQCWSERSSRQYEEIPAMSGIYGGAPPDVSSSSERDHYQDRYVKPPERQLPSTPDVVVS